The region ACGTTCATTAGACGTTGCATATATTGGGGACTGTGATGGTGTTAAAACGTGGGTTATACCTTATTTGTGGATTGTGTAGTTTAGCATTAGGGTTACTTGGGATCCCACTTCCTATTTTACCGACCGTCCCCTTTATTTTGTTAGCCGCCTTTTGTTTTGCCCGTTCTAGTGACCGTTTACATTTGTGGTTAATGACACATCCTTGGTTTTCAGAAGCATTATCTGATTGGGATCAAAAACGTGCGATACGCAAAGGACTGAAACGTAAAGCCTATATTGTGAGTGGCTTGAGCTTTTTTGTTAGTATTGCCGTCGTTCCTTTGCTTTGGGTCAAAGTGATGCTGTTGTGCTTTGCCATTGGACTGGGTTGCTATCTGAGGCAGATCCCTGAGCTGGAGGATTAAGATAACACACCTTCTAGTCGCTCAGTGGTTAATACACAGATGAGTTGTTGTATTTAGTGCTATATATCAGTCAAATGTGTCAAATTGATGTTTGAGCTAGTTGCAACTCATGGTAAAGCGGCTTAAGCTTTAGCCGAATTTTCAAAAGTCGACGATTACGGCTGACAATATAAAAAGATGATGGCATGAATAACGATAGTTTAGCGATAATAAAGCAGAGCATTAAAACGATCCCAGATCACCCTAAACCAGGGATCCTTTTTCGGGATGTGACGAGCCTACTGGAAAACCATACTGCTTATAAAGCGACAATGGATATATTAGTCCAACATTATAAAAACCATGGTTTTACGAAAATAGTCGGTACTGAGGCGCGTGGTTTTTTCTTTGGAGCACCATTAGCGTTGGCATTAGGCGTTGGTTTTGTGCCGGTTAGAAAACCGGGTAAGTTGCCTCGTACTACGATTTCTGAAAGCTACGAGTTGGAATATGGTTGTGATGCGTTAGAACTTCATATTGATGCCATTGATGAAAATGATAAGGTACTTGTTATTGATGATTTGTTGGCGACAGGCGGTACCATTGAAGCAACGGTTAAACTCGTTCGTCGACTCGGGGGGGAGGTTAAGCACGCTGCATTTGTGATATCTTTACCTGATTTAGGGGGAGAAAAGCGACTTCATAATATGGGACTTGAGCTGGTGACATTGTGTCAATTCGACGGTGAATAAAACAGCGTAAGCATACTCCTCTGTAGCGCGTTTTTGCTTGTCGTGTTATTGTGCTACATCCTAGGAGCATGCTCCAGAAATGAATAAAATAACAGGTTGAGGAGTCTCATGTCTTATCAGGTGTTAGCCAGAAAATGGCGCCCTGCTACTTTTGAGCAAATGGTTGGCCAGAATCATGTTTTACATGCGCTAACTAACGCGCTTACTCAGCAAAGATTACATCATGCGTATTTATTTTCTGGTACCCGTGGTGTGGGAAAAACGAGTTTAGCGCGGCTGTTTGCTAAAGGCCTTAATTGTGAACAAGGTGTCACAGCGACCCCATGTGGCTTATGTTCAAGCTGTGTTGAAATTTCTGAAGGTCGTTTCGTCGATCTTATTGAAGTCGATGCAGCATCAAGAACGAAAGTTGATGATACTCGTGAATTGCTCGACAATGTACAATATCGTCCAAGCCGTGGTCGTTTTAAGGTGTACTTGATTGATGAAGTACACATGCTTTCTCGCAGTAGTTTTAACGCTTTACTTAAAACGTTGGAAGAGCCGCCTGAGTATGTCAAGTTTTTACTTGCGACAACCGATCCACAACGGTTGCCTGTTACCGTGCTATCACGCTGCTTACAATTCAATCTGAAAAGTCTGACTCAAGATGAAATAACGCAGCAGCTTTCTCATGTATTGACCCAAGAGTCGTTAGTATTTGATGAGCAAGCATTAGCCTTATTAGCAAAGTCCGCCAATGGCAGTATGAGAGATGCTTTGAGCCTCACAGATCAAGCCATCGCTTTTGGTGGGGGTGAAGTGCTGCTTACACAAGTGCAGACTATGCTAGGCTGTATTGATGAAGGACATGTGATCACACTGTTTAATGCACTGCTTCAAGGTGACATTGAACAGCTAATGCAGGTTATTGATAACGTATTGGTATTTGGTGCGGATCCACACGAAGTATTGCGCAGTCTCCTCGAATTGTTACATCAAATCACATTAAGCCAATTTGCCCCTGCCGCGGCTCAATTGTCTGTCTATCGAGAACAAATTACCTCGTTTGCGGTGGAGTTAACGCCAGAACAAGTACAACTTTATTATCAGTTACTGCTTACTGGGCGTAAAGATTTACCTTATGCCCCCGATCCTAAGTCAGGTTTGCAGATGGCACTGCTAAGAGCCGTCTCATTTGTACCAGAAGTGCCGATTAAGCGTTGGGTTGTCGAGCAACCTGTCCCAGCACACATTAATGATACCAGTATTGTTAATTCAAACGATGAGGACTCGGAACTTAATCGTTTACACAGTGAGCAAGCATTGATAGTAAGCCAAGCAGCCAGTCAGGGAATGGTGCAAGAAGGGTTAACGGTTACCAATGATGCTGGTCTTACAAGTGAGTTGATCTTGGATGAGCATGAGGTCGATACCGTTGCGGATAAAAATCAACCCGCTATTGAGCATGAACATGCGACGAATGAAGCGGCTCCGCCAGAGAATAATAGCTTACCTGATGAACACTATCAAACACAAGTCACGCAGTTTGATAGTCAAAGTGAATACCTCACATTACCCGAGGTAGAGGCGGGCGAACAGTCATCTGAATTACCTATTCATGACGTCGATTCATCAAATTTACCCCCTCCACAAATAGATGAAGCTGATGCGATTCCTGCAGCGATAAATGCACCTGAACAAGATGATATACTTGATGCTGTTTTAGCAGCGAGAGAGACTTTACTCACTCAACTCAGTGCTGAAGAGCCTAAGGAGAGTGGTGGAAAAAAGTATGAACTTGAACGAAAAGAGTGTGTCTCACCGACACCGCCTCCATCCATCATCACTTTTCCAAGTGATGATAATGGGGCCACTGAGCACCTAAATATAACAGATGACATCTCCGCAATAGAGCTTAAATCTAGCTTGTTAACGTGTGAGGATAGACCACCTTGGGAAGAGCCTGAAATACCCGCTCCTTTGGTAGATAAGCCTACTAAGTTGCTTGAGTCGATTCAGGTGGGTGAGGACAACAGTGTTAAGCCTAAAAACCATGAGGAGCTTGCACAATCAACATTACAGGCAGTGCAACCTCATATTGCATCACCTGATGATGGCTTGATAACGGGTAATGATGTTGATTTAAAATGGTACCGATTAATGTCGGCGCTTGACGTTGGTGGTCGAGTACGTCAATTGGCGGTCAATTCTGTTTGCTATGACTTTGTTGATCCTCTTGCACTTTTATTAAAGCCAAATCAAAAGCATTTAGCTGCAGATATTGCCGTTATACAGTTAACCGATGCGTTAGTCAGAGCATTAGATAAAGACGTTCATGTTAGTGTGTCAGTTGGTGTTGATGCTATGCGTGAAACACCGTTAGAGATACGGCAACGCTTTCATAAAGAATTATTATCTCAGGCTCATCATGAATTAATGAGTGACACGCACGTTCAATGGTTGGTGGCAGAAATGGGTGCGGAGCTCGAAACAGACAGTGTAAGTTATAGCCCTGAGCGATTGAGTTTAAAAGGAAATAGTATTGAACTGATCGATAAGTCGAACTTTACGACGCTCTCTGAGTCATAATTTTATACGGCTTTGATTGATTATCACTATTTTTTAAGTAAGATGAGCCAACTTTATTAGCCCCTTAATTGAAGAGATATAACTATGTTTGGAAAAGGCGGTATGGGTAACTTGATGAAACAGGCCCAGATGATGCAAGATAAAATGGCTAAAGTGCAGGAAGAGATAGCACGAATGGAAGTGACTGGCGAAGCCGGTGCCGGTCTTGTAAAAGTGACCATGACAGGTTCACACAGTGTCCGTAAAGTGGATATCGATCCAAGTTTGTTAACCGATGACAAAGAAATGCTTGAAGATCTTATTGCTGCAGCGTGTAACGATGCAGCTCGTCGTGTTGAAGATAATCAAAAAGATAGAATGGCTGAAGTCACCGGTGGAATGCAATTACCACCTGGTATGAAAATGCCTTTTTAATCAGAGAAATAAATGAAATTTAGCCCTCTTGTTGATGAACTTATTGAGTCATTGAAGTGCTTGCCAGGTGTCGGGCCTAAATCTGCCCAGCGTATGGCGTTTCAGCTTTTGGAACGTGATCGTAAGGAAGGGCAATCTTTGGCTTCAGCGCTAACCAATGCCATGAGTAATGTGGGCCATTGTCAAGCTTGTCGTACTTTTACGGAAGAAAATCTTTGCCCTATTTGTGCCAGTCATAAACGGGGCAACTCTGACATTATTTGCGTTGTTGAAACACCTGCTGATGTGCTTGCGATTGAGGCCGGTGGGCATTTCTCTGGACGATACTTTGTGTTGTTAGGCCATCTTTCTCCTCTTGATGGTGTCGGGCCTGATGAGCTTGGTTTGTCATTACTTGAAACACATTTGGCTTCTGGTGAGATATCAGAGCTGATTCTGGCGACTAATCCTACTGTTGAAGGAGATGCAACAGCGCATTTTATTGCAGATATGGGCAAAGGCTATCAAGTGTCGGTCAGTAGGATAGCCCATGGCGTGCCTGTTGGTGGCGAACTTGAATATGTCGATAGCACCACATTAGCCCTTTCTTTTAATGGGCGTTTGCCCCTGTAAATGAGATCCGTCTAATAGCATGCTACTCATGTTATTGTCTTAAATAATAAAAAACCAGGATCTATACCTTAGAACCTGGTTTTTTTTTATTCATTTAAATGATTCAATGTTTTTTTCCCTTGAAAAGCTAAATTTTAGCCCCATCTCTAATTGCATAATGAAATAGCTTTCGTGAATATAGATAAAGGAACAATCCATGTCTCAACAAGAAACCCATGGCTTTCAAACTGAAGTCAAGCAACTATTACACTTGATGATCCACTCTTTGTATTCAAATAAAGAGATTTTTTTGCGTGAATTGGTGTCTAACGCTGCCGATGCTGCGGATAAGCTTCGTTACGAAGCGTTGACTAACGATGCGCTTTATGAGGGTGATGGCGAGCTGAGAGTTCGTATTAGTGCTGATAAAGAAAAAGGGACTGTGACGATAGAAGATAACGGTATTGGCATGAGTCGCGACAGTGTTATCGAACACTTAGGCACGATTGCTAAATCTGGTACCGCTGATTTTTTCAAAAACCTTTCTGGTGATGAATCAAGAGATTCACAGTTAATTGGTCAATTTGGTGTCGGTTTCTACTCTTCATTTATCGTTGCTGAACGAGTCACAGTTCGCACTCGTGCTGCTGGTTGCAGTAGTGAAGAGGGCGTTCAGTGGGAATCAGCTGGCGAAGGTGATTTTACGGTTGAAAATATAGTGAAGCATGATCGCGGCACTGAAATCGTGCTTCATTTACGTGAAGAAGAGAAGGAATTTGCCGATGACTTCCGTTTACGTTCAATCATTACTAAATACTCTGATCATATCTCTGTGCCTGTTGAAATGCTTGAAGCGGGTACACCAGCTGTTGAAGCAACCGATGAGCAAGAAGCGGTAGAAGCGGTAGAAGGTCAGTGGAAGCCAATGAACAAGGCTACTGCGTTATGGACTCGTAACAAGAGTGATGTCTCTAAAGAGGAGTATGAAGCGTTTTACAAGCATATTTCACATGATTTTACGGAGCCACTGTTGTGGAGTCATAATCGTGTTGAAGGTAAACAAGAGTATACAAGCTTACTGTATATACCTTCTAAAGCACCATGGGATATGTGGAATCGAGATCATAAACATGGACTAAAACTGTTTGTACAGCGTGTATTTGTGATGGATGATGCTGAGCAGTTTATGCCTAGCTATTTACGTTTTGTACAAGGTTTGATTGATTCCAATGACCTTCCGTTAAACGTGTCTCGTGAGATTTTACAAGACAATAAAGTCACCACTGCGCTTCGCACCGCTGTGACTAAACGTGTATTAGGCATGCTTGAGAAATTAGCCAAAAATGATGTAGAAAAATATCAATCATTTTGGACTGAATTTGGTCAAGTGTTAAAAGAAGGACCCGCTGAGGATTTTGCTAACAAAGAGCGCATTGCAGGTTTACTACGTTTCGCCTCTACTCATAATGAGGATGCTTCTCCAACGGTGTCACTTGCAGATTATATCAGCCGTATGCAAGAAGGTCAGAGCAAGATTTACTATATCGTTGCTGATAGCCATGAAGCTGCGGCAAACAGCCCGCACTTGGAGTTGTTGCGTAAGAAAGGCATCGAAGTTTTACTGATGTCAGAGCGAATTGATGAGTGGTTAATTAATCATTTAACTGAGTTTGATGGAAAACAACTGCATTCAGCAACGCGTGGTGATTTAGCATTAGGATCGCTTGAAGATGCAAGTGAAAAGGAAGCGCAAGAAAAGCTAGAGACTGAATCTGAAGGCTTAGTTAAGCGCGTTAAAGATGTGCTGTGTGATAAAGTGTCAGTGGTTAAAGTGACCACTCGCCTTACCGATACGCCAGCATGTGTTGTTGCCGGTGATGGTGATATGTCAACACAGATGATTAAGCTGATGGAAGCTGCGGGTCAATCTGTGCCAGAAAGTAAGCCCGTTTTTGAGATAAACCCTGAACATCCGCTTGTTGCACGTCTCAATGATGAACAAGACGAAGAGCTATTTGCTCAGTGGAGTGAGCTACTTCTTCAGCAGGCTCAACTTTCAGAAAAAGGCAGTTTATCGGATCCGTCAGCATTCATTAAGCTGATGAATCAAATGCTTTTAGCCCAGTTAACGTAAGCTTTTAACTGAATAAATCTGAGGCATGGCTTGTTGTATTAAGAGCCAGCCTCTTTTTTTTGTTAATTTAGGATTGTTATGGAACCTATTTTGGAACTGACTAAAGATAATATTCAAGATGTGGTTGATGCATCAATGAAGCAAGTTGTTGTCTTAGCTTTTTGGTCGCAACAAAATCCTGAAAGTGTTGCTTTATATCAAACCTTGACTGCGATAGCACATAAACAAAGTGGTCGTTTTGTATTAGCCAAAGTTGATTGTGACAAAGAAATAGAGATCGCGAACTATTTTCAAATTCAAAGTATTCCAACCACGTTAGTATTAAGTGAAGGTAAACCGATTGATGGTTTTGCTGGTTTACAAGAGGAGATGCAAATATCCATGATGTTGGATAAGCACCTTCCTGCACACTGGCAAATACAATTAAATGAAGCCAAAACCTTATTGGCGCTACAAGATGCCGAATCAGCTTTAGTATTATTGAAGCAAGCTTACACAGAATCGCCTAATGAAGAAGTGGCTTTAGTTTATGCTGACGCGCATCTGTTACTTGGAGATTTCGACGCCGCTGCAGAGTTGCTAGCGTGTGTCGGCCTAGCTTATCAAGACAGCTATTATCAGACTTTGAAGGCGAAACTTGCGTTAGCCTTAGATGCGGCCGATAGTCCTGAGATTAGGCAGCTGCAACAGGCTGTCGAGAATGAACCTGATAATATGCCTAATATGCTTTTATTGGTTAAAGCATTACATCAAGCGAAGAGAAATGAAGAGGCATTATCGATATTATTTACGCCTTTATCAAAAGATATAAATGCAGAAAATGGTGATGTTAAACAACTATTTTTAGAGATACTTACCGCGTTAGGTCAAGGTAGCTCGCTTGCTAACCAATATCGTCGTAAGCTGTATAGCCTTTTATATTAAGGCTACAGTTTGATGATTATCCGCTTTAAAACCCATGCGGACCCCTTCAAAATAGTGGTTAAGTGTGCGAAGATCGCGGCCCAATGAAATCTAAGTGACATAAAAGGACAATCGAGATGCGCATCATGTTATTAGGTGCCCCAGGTGCCGGTAAAGGTACTCAGGCACAGTTCATCATGGACAAATACGGTATTCCACAAATATCCACAGGTGATATGTTACGTGCAGCAGTTAAAGCTGGAACACCGCTTGGCTTAGAAGCTCAAAAAGTGATGGATGCTGGGCAATTGGTGTCTGATGAATTGATTATTGGCTTAGTGAAAGAACGTGTAGGCCAAGCTGATTGTGAGAAAGGTTTTTTACTTGATGGTTTTCCTCGTACCATTCCTCAAGCCGATGCTATGGCGGCTGGTGGTATTACTATCGATCATGTTGTAGAAATTGATGTGCCGGATGAAGAGATCGTTAAACGCATGAGTGGGCGCCGTGTTCACCCTGGCTCCGGTCGTGTTTACCATATTGTGTTTAATCAACCTAAGGTTGAAGGCAAAGATGATGTCACTGGTGAAGATCTTGCTATCCGTCCTGATGACGAAGAGAGCACAGTTCGTAAACGTTTGGACATATACCATGAGCAGACTAAACCATTAGTTGAGTATTATGGCAAGGTTGCTGCTAGCGGTCAGGTGACATACAGTAAGTTTGATGGCACCCAAAGTGTTGCTGCAGTGAGTGACGAAATTGTGGTTGCGTTACGTTAATTTATTATGCTGTTAAGATGCTATTGCATCGAACGTGACTTGCTTTCAAACCCACTTAGGTGGGTTTTTTTATGAAAATTATGATAATGAAATGACGTGATTTTTGCTTGTTTTATCGTCA is a window of Shewanella sp. VB17 DNA encoding:
- a CDS encoding YbaN family protein, which gives rise to MVLKRGLYLICGLCSLALGLLGIPLPILPTVPFILLAAFCFARSSDRLHLWLMTHPWFSEALSDWDQKRAIRKGLKRKAYIVSGLSFFVSIAVVPLLWVKVMLLCFAIGLGCYLRQIPELED
- the apt gene encoding adenine phosphoribosyltransferase, encoding MNNDSLAIIKQSIKTIPDHPKPGILFRDVTSLLENHTAYKATMDILVQHYKNHGFTKIVGTEARGFFFGAPLALALGVGFVPVRKPGKLPRTTISESYELEYGCDALELHIDAIDENDKVLVIDDLLATGGTIEATVKLVRRLGGEVKHAAFVISLPDLGGEKRLHNMGLELVTLCQFDGE
- the dnaX gene encoding DNA polymerase III subunit gamma/tau, whose translation is MSYQVLARKWRPATFEQMVGQNHVLHALTNALTQQRLHHAYLFSGTRGVGKTSLARLFAKGLNCEQGVTATPCGLCSSCVEISEGRFVDLIEVDAASRTKVDDTRELLDNVQYRPSRGRFKVYLIDEVHMLSRSSFNALLKTLEEPPEYVKFLLATTDPQRLPVTVLSRCLQFNLKSLTQDEITQQLSHVLTQESLVFDEQALALLAKSANGSMRDALSLTDQAIAFGGGEVLLTQVQTMLGCIDEGHVITLFNALLQGDIEQLMQVIDNVLVFGADPHEVLRSLLELLHQITLSQFAPAAAQLSVYREQITSFAVELTPEQVQLYYQLLLTGRKDLPYAPDPKSGLQMALLRAVSFVPEVPIKRWVVEQPVPAHINDTSIVNSNDEDSELNRLHSEQALIVSQAASQGMVQEGLTVTNDAGLTSELILDEHEVDTVADKNQPAIEHEHATNEAAPPENNSLPDEHYQTQVTQFDSQSEYLTLPEVEAGEQSSELPIHDVDSSNLPPPQIDEADAIPAAINAPEQDDILDAVLAARETLLTQLSAEEPKESGGKKYELERKECVSPTPPPSIITFPSDDNGATEHLNITDDISAIELKSSLLTCEDRPPWEEPEIPAPLVDKPTKLLESIQVGEDNSVKPKNHEELAQSTLQAVQPHIASPDDGLITGNDVDLKWYRLMSALDVGGRVRQLAVNSVCYDFVDPLALLLKPNQKHLAADIAVIQLTDALVRALDKDVHVSVSVGVDAMRETPLEIRQRFHKELLSQAHHELMSDTHVQWLVAEMGAELETDSVSYSPERLSLKGNSIELIDKSNFTTLSES
- a CDS encoding YbaB/EbfC family nucleoid-associated protein; translation: MFGKGGMGNLMKQAQMMQDKMAKVQEEIARMEVTGEAGAGLVKVTMTGSHSVRKVDIDPSLLTDDKEMLEDLIAAACNDAARRVEDNQKDRMAEVTGGMQLPPGMKMPF
- the recR gene encoding recombination mediator RecR produces the protein MKFSPLVDELIESLKCLPGVGPKSAQRMAFQLLERDRKEGQSLASALTNAMSNVGHCQACRTFTEENLCPICASHKRGNSDIICVVETPADVLAIEAGGHFSGRYFVLLGHLSPLDGVGPDELGLSLLETHLASGEISELILATNPTVEGDATAHFIADMGKGYQVSVSRIAHGVPVGGELEYVDSTTLALSFNGRLPL
- the htpG gene encoding molecular chaperone HtpG; the encoded protein is MSQQETHGFQTEVKQLLHLMIHSLYSNKEIFLRELVSNAADAADKLRYEALTNDALYEGDGELRVRISADKEKGTVTIEDNGIGMSRDSVIEHLGTIAKSGTADFFKNLSGDESRDSQLIGQFGVGFYSSFIVAERVTVRTRAAGCSSEEGVQWESAGEGDFTVENIVKHDRGTEIVLHLREEEKEFADDFRLRSIITKYSDHISVPVEMLEAGTPAVEATDEQEAVEAVEGQWKPMNKATALWTRNKSDVSKEEYEAFYKHISHDFTEPLLWSHNRVEGKQEYTSLLYIPSKAPWDMWNRDHKHGLKLFVQRVFVMDDAEQFMPSYLRFVQGLIDSNDLPLNVSREILQDNKVTTALRTAVTKRVLGMLEKLAKNDVEKYQSFWTEFGQVLKEGPAEDFANKERIAGLLRFASTHNEDASPTVSLADYISRMQEGQSKIYYIVADSHEAAANSPHLELLRKKGIEVLLMSERIDEWLINHLTEFDGKQLHSATRGDLALGSLEDASEKEAQEKLETESEGLVKRVKDVLCDKVSVVKVTTRLTDTPACVVAGDGDMSTQMIKLMEAAGQSVPESKPVFEINPEHPLVARLNDEQDEELFAQWSELLLQQAQLSEKGSLSDPSAFIKLMNQMLLAQLT
- a CDS encoding tetratricopeptide repeat protein, translating into MEPILELTKDNIQDVVDASMKQVVVLAFWSQQNPESVALYQTLTAIAHKQSGRFVLAKVDCDKEIEIANYFQIQSIPTTLVLSEGKPIDGFAGLQEEMQISMMLDKHLPAHWQIQLNEAKTLLALQDAESALVLLKQAYTESPNEEVALVYADAHLLLGDFDAAAELLACVGLAYQDSYYQTLKAKLALALDAADSPEIRQLQQAVENEPDNMPNMLLLVKALHQAKRNEEALSILFTPLSKDINAENGDVKQLFLEILTALGQGSSLANQYRRKLYSLLY
- the adk gene encoding adenylate kinase, which translates into the protein MRIMLLGAPGAGKGTQAQFIMDKYGIPQISTGDMLRAAVKAGTPLGLEAQKVMDAGQLVSDELIIGLVKERVGQADCEKGFLLDGFPRTIPQADAMAAGGITIDHVVEIDVPDEEIVKRMSGRRVHPGSGRVYHIVFNQPKVEGKDDVTGEDLAIRPDDEESTVRKRLDIYHEQTKPLVEYYGKVAASGQVTYSKFDGTQSVAAVSDEIVVALR